The following proteins are encoded in a genomic region of Hymenobacter siberiensis:
- the panB gene encoding 3-methyl-2-oxobutanoate hydroxymethyltransferase, with translation MSQHKEVKLVTTHQMLAMKERGEKISMLTAYDYSMAQILDGAGIDVLLVGDSASNVMAGHETTLPITLDQMIYHAQSVVRAVKRAFVVVDMPFGSYQGNSSEALRSAIRIMKESGGHGIKLEGGSEIKDSITRILTAGIPVMGHLGLTPQSIYKFGTYSVRAKEEAEAQKLLEDARLLQEIGCFGLVLEKIPASLAKQVAEELTIPVIGIGAGPDVDGQVLVVHDLLGITKEFKPRFLRRYAELHDIMTEAVEHYVADVKSREFPSKEEGY, from the coding sequence ATGTCTCAGCACAAGGAAGTCAAACTCGTTACCACCCACCAGATGCTCGCCATGAAGGAGCGGGGGGAAAAAATCTCCATGCTCACGGCCTACGACTACTCGATGGCCCAGATTCTCGATGGCGCGGGCATCGACGTGCTGCTCGTCGGCGACTCGGCCTCCAACGTCATGGCCGGCCACGAAACCACCCTCCCCATCACCCTCGACCAGATGATATACCACGCCCAAAGCGTGGTGCGCGCCGTGAAGCGCGCCTTCGTGGTGGTCGATATGCCTTTCGGCTCCTACCAGGGCAACTCCTCCGAGGCCTTGCGCTCGGCCATCCGCATCATGAAGGAGTCGGGCGGCCACGGCATCAAGCTCGAAGGCGGCTCCGAGATTAAAGACAGCATCACGCGCATTCTCACGGCCGGCATCCCGGTGATGGGCCACCTCGGCCTCACGCCGCAGTCCATCTACAAGTTCGGCACCTACAGCGTGCGCGCCAAGGAAGAAGCCGAAGCCCAGAAGCTGCTTGAAGATGCCCGCCTGCTCCAGGAAATAGGCTGCTTCGGCCTGGTACTGGAGAAAATTCCCGCCTCCCTGGCCAAGCAGGTCGCCGAGGAGCTCACCATTCCCGTCATCGGCATCGGCGCCGGCCCCGACGTTGACGGCCAAGTTCTGGTCGTGCACGACCTGCTGGGCATCACCAAGGAGTTCAAGCCCCGCTTCCTGCGCCGCTACGCCGAGCTGCACGACATCATGACCGAAGCCGTGGAACACTACGTGGCCGACGTGAAAAGCCGCGAGTTTCCGAGCAAAGAGGAGGGGTATTAG
- a CDS encoding RluA family pseudouridine synthase, translating to MNRPNIWSEGREILFEDNHLLVINKPAGLLVQGDATGDEPLSKKAAEYLRFKYKKPGEAFVGVCHRIDRPVSGIVILAKTSKALSRLNEMFRDDKIHKTYWALTGRPPVPENGTLIHWLVKDTVRNVTKAYSEKHSQGLRSELSYELLGMAGNRYLLQVNPVTGRPHQIRTQLATGLGTPIIGDVKYGFIAPLPDVSIALHARQLQLQHPVTKELMTFVAPLPDAPHWDAARAYYK from the coding sequence GTGAATCGTCCCAACATCTGGTCCGAAGGCAGAGAAATTCTGTTCGAAGACAACCATCTTCTCGTCATCAACAAGCCCGCCGGCCTGCTCGTGCAGGGCGACGCCACTGGCGACGAGCCCCTCTCCAAAAAAGCCGCCGAGTACCTGCGCTTCAAGTACAAGAAGCCCGGCGAAGCCTTCGTAGGCGTGTGCCACCGCATCGACCGGCCGGTATCGGGCATCGTCATTCTGGCCAAAACCAGCAAGGCGCTGAGCCGCCTGAATGAAATGTTTCGGGACGATAAAATCCACAAAACGTACTGGGCCCTCACCGGCCGGCCGCCCGTGCCCGAAAACGGCACCCTCATCCACTGGCTGGTGAAGGATACCGTGCGCAACGTCACTAAAGCCTACTCCGAGAAGCACAGCCAGGGCCTGCGCTCCGAGCTAAGCTACGAGCTGCTGGGCATGGCCGGCAACCGTTATTTATTGCAGGTGAACCCCGTGACGGGCCGCCCGCACCAGATTCGGACCCAGCTGGCCACCGGCCTCGGCACCCCCATCATCGGCGACGTGAAATACGGCTTCATCGCCCCGCTGCCCGATGTAAGCATTGCCCTGCACGCCCGCCAGCTGCAGCTGCAGCACCCCGTCACGAAGGAGCTGATGACCTTTGTGGCCCCCCTGCCTGATGCTCCCCACTGGGATGCGGCCCGCGCGTACTACAAGTAA
- a CDS encoding acyl-CoA desaturase: protein MAILIFFVAHYYLSLFTQTFYLHRYAAHKMFTMNKFWEKFFFLFTYICQGSSFLSPRAYALLHRMHHAYSDTALDPHSPHFSNNAFDMMWKTKVIYNDVVNNEHEGAKRFEGDIPEWKWLDKFGGTVYSRLGWGTAYVLFYINFATAWWQYLLLPIHFLMGPIHGAIVNWGGHKYGYQNFDNRDKSRNTLALDFLAFGELFQNNHHKLPMRVNFGVKWWEFDPTYVAIWSLDKVGVIKIKRKNMNLNTMSKLAKPKREAMAA from the coding sequence ATGGCTATCCTCATTTTCTTCGTTGCCCACTATTACTTATCCCTGTTCACGCAGACGTTTTATCTGCACCGCTACGCGGCGCACAAAATGTTCACGATGAACAAGTTCTGGGAGAAGTTCTTCTTCCTGTTCACCTACATCTGCCAGGGCAGCAGCTTCCTCTCGCCCCGGGCCTACGCGCTGCTGCACCGCATGCACCACGCCTACTCAGACACCGCCCTGGACCCGCACTCGCCCCACTTCTCGAACAACGCGTTCGATATGATGTGGAAGACCAAGGTGATTTACAACGACGTGGTGAACAACGAGCACGAAGGCGCCAAGCGCTTCGAGGGCGACATTCCGGAGTGGAAGTGGCTCGACAAGTTCGGCGGCACCGTGTACTCGCGCCTTGGCTGGGGCACGGCTTACGTGCTGTTTTACATCAACTTCGCCACGGCCTGGTGGCAGTATCTGCTGCTCCCCATTCACTTCCTGATGGGTCCTATCCACGGGGCCATCGTGAACTGGGGCGGCCATAAATACGGCTACCAGAACTTCGACAACCGCGACAAATCGCGCAACACCCTGGCCCTAGATTTCCTGGCTTTCGGCGAGCTCTTCCAGAACAACCACCACAAGCTGCCCATGCGTGTCAACTTCGGCGTGAAGTGGTGGGAATTCGACCCTACTTATGTGGCTATCTGGAGTTTGGATAAGGTCGGCGTGATTAAGATTAAGCGCAAAAACATGAACCTGAACACGATGTCGAAACTGGCAAAGCCCAAGCGCGAAGCCATGGCGGCGTAG
- a CDS encoding 30S ribosomal protein S16 produces the protein MAVKIRLARRGRKKAATYDIVVADARAPRDGRFIEKIGTYNPQTNPATINYDADRAFYWMMTGAQPTDTVRAMLSYRGVLYRRHLQLGVDKGAITQEVADQRFSAWKDEKDAKIEGKRTGLDDAKATAKKAAFDAETKVKDNRAEVQRQKAAALLAANAPAPAAEEATEAPAEEATEAAAE, from the coding sequence ATGGCAGTTAAAATCCGCCTCGCCCGCCGTGGCCGCAAAAAGGCCGCGACTTACGACATCGTAGTAGCTGACGCCCGCGCTCCCCGCGATGGCCGTTTCATCGAGAAAATCGGTACCTACAACCCCCAAACCAACCCCGCCACCATCAACTACGACGCCGACCGTGCGTTCTACTGGATGATGACTGGTGCTCAGCCGACCGACACCGTTCGGGCCATGCTCAGCTACCGCGGCGTGCTCTACCGTCGTCACCTGCAGCTGGGTGTCGACAAGGGTGCCATCACCCAGGAAGTTGCTGACCAGCGTTTCAGCGCCTGGAAAGACGAGAAAGATGCTAAAATCGAAGGCAAGCGCACTGGCCTCGATGATGCCAAGGCTACCGCCAAGAAAGCTGCTTTCGACGCCGAAACCAAGGTGAAGGACAACCGCGCCGAGGTGCAGCGCCAGAAGGCTGCTGCCCTGCTGGCCGCCAACGCGCCCGCTCCTGCTGCCGAAGAAGCTACCGAGGCTCCGGCCGAAGAGGCTACCGAAGCTGCTGCCGAGTAG
- the rimM gene encoding ribosome maturation factor RimM (Essential for efficient processing of 16S rRNA), with the protein MTLDETYQLGYLIKTHGLRGQIVAHFDVDDVAAYTKLKTVYLTLAGAPTKLVEHHIEKVQPQSGNKVLLKLRGIDRIEEAEPLRGSQLHLPLAALPELEEDQFYFHDVIGFTVVDENMGPLGTVENFYELPQQDMLAMSYQGQEVLIPVVDELISHADHAKKEIYVNLPDGLLDVYLKPSTRQQDEAE; encoded by the coding sequence ATGACGCTCGACGAAACCTATCAGCTCGGCTACCTCATCAAAACCCACGGCCTGCGCGGCCAAATAGTGGCCCACTTCGACGTGGATGATGTAGCTGCTTACACCAAGCTCAAAACGGTGTACCTGACCTTGGCCGGCGCGCCCACCAAGCTGGTGGAGCACCACATCGAAAAGGTGCAGCCCCAATCCGGCAACAAAGTGCTGCTGAAGCTGCGCGGCATCGACCGCATTGAGGAAGCCGAGCCCCTGCGCGGCTCGCAGCTACACCTGCCCCTGGCTGCCCTGCCCGAGCTCGAAGAAGACCAGTTCTACTTCCACGACGTTATCGGCTTCACCGTGGTAGATGAAAATATGGGCCCGCTGGGCACCGTAGAGAACTTCTACGAGCTACCCCAGCAGGACATGCTGGCCATGAGCTACCAGGGCCAGGAAGTGCTAATTCCGGTAGTGGATGAGCTGATTAGCCACGCCGACCACGCCAAAAAAGAGATTTACGTGAACCTGCCCGACGGCCTGCTCGACGTGTACCTCAAGCCCAGTACCCGCCAGCAGGACGAAGCCGAGTAG
- the trmD gene encoding tRNA (guanosine(37)-N1)-methyltransferase TrmD yields the protein MRIDILTCLPELLVSPFAHSIVKRAQDKGLAEIHVHQLRDKAINKHGQIDDFVFGGGAGMVLRVEPIAAWIDELMADRTYDAIIYLTPDGETLRQPLANRLSLMQNIIMLCGHYKGIDERIRQTYITHEISVGDYVLSGGELGAAILVDAVVRLLPGVLGNEESALSDSFQDDLLAPPIYTRPAEWRGQAVPEILLSGNTPKIEEWRHDQALARTQARRPDLLS from the coding sequence ATGAGAATCGACATCCTTACCTGCCTGCCGGAGCTGCTCGTCAGCCCCTTCGCCCATTCCATCGTGAAGCGGGCGCAGGACAAGGGTCTGGCCGAAATCCACGTCCACCAGCTGCGCGACAAAGCCATCAACAAGCACGGTCAAATTGATGACTTCGTGTTTGGGGGCGGCGCGGGTATGGTGCTGCGCGTGGAGCCCATTGCGGCGTGGATAGACGAGCTGATGGCCGACCGTACCTACGACGCCATCATCTACCTCACGCCTGATGGCGAAACCCTGCGCCAGCCGCTGGCCAACCGCCTCTCGCTGATGCAGAATATCATCATGCTCTGCGGCCATTACAAGGGCATTGATGAGCGCATCCGCCAAACCTACATCACCCACGAAATCAGCGTGGGCGACTATGTGCTGAGCGGCGGTGAGCTCGGCGCGGCCATTCTGGTCGATGCCGTGGTGCGGCTGCTGCCGGGCGTGCTGGGCAACGAAGAATCGGCTTTGTCCGATTCTTTTCAGGACGATTTGCTGGCTCCGCCCATCTACACCCGGCCCGCCGAGTGGCGTGGGCAGGCCGTACCGGAAATCCTGCTTTCGGGCAACACCCCCAAAATCGAAGAGTGGCGGCACGACCAGGCCCTGGCCCGCACGCAGGCCCGCCGCCCCGATTTGCTCTCGTAG
- the rplS gene encoding 50S ribosomal protein L19, producing the protein MSVLLDFIQAESQERRASFPLFAAGDTVNVHVKIREGAKERIQQFQGVVLQRRNPSSNGETFTVRKISNQIGTERIFPLLSPNIEKIEVIRRGKVRRARLFYLRGLSGKQARIKERRLNPVAKAAVA; encoded by the coding sequence ATGAGCGTACTACTTGACTTTATCCAGGCCGAATCGCAGGAGCGCCGCGCCAGCTTCCCTCTGTTCGCCGCCGGCGACACCGTGAACGTGCACGTAAAAATCCGCGAAGGTGCCAAGGAACGCATTCAGCAGTTCCAGGGCGTTGTTCTTCAGCGTCGTAACCCCAGCTCCAACGGTGAAACCTTCACCGTTCGCAAGATTTCGAACCAAATCGGTACCGAGCGTATCTTCCCCCTGCTGTCGCCTAACATCGAGAAAATCGAGGTTATCCGTCGCGGTAAAGTACGTCGCGCCCGTCTGTTCTACCTGCGTGGCCTCTCGGGCAAGCAGGCTCGTATCAAAGAGCGTCGCTTGAACCCGGTAGCCAAGGCGGCCGTAGCTTAA
- a CDS encoding 6-pyruvoyl trahydropterin synthase family protein, whose amino-acid sequence MLITVCRTEHFNAAHRLHNPAWDDARNQRVFGKCNNPNFHGHNYNLTVRLTGEIDPETGYVYDLKRLSDLIKHEVLDRYDHRNLNLDTEEFRNLNPTAENIVVVIWQRLRPHLDAALALSVTLYETDRNFVEYHG is encoded by the coding sequence ATGCTAATAACTGTTTGCCGCACCGAGCATTTCAATGCTGCCCACCGCCTGCACAATCCTGCCTGGGACGACGCCCGCAACCAGCGGGTATTTGGCAAGTGCAATAACCCAAATTTTCATGGCCACAATTACAACCTGACCGTGCGCCTGACCGGTGAGATAGACCCGGAAACTGGCTACGTTTACGACCTGAAACGGCTGAGCGACCTCATTAAACACGAAGTCCTCGACCGCTACGACCACCGCAACCTCAACCTGGATACGGAAGAGTTCCGGAATCTAAACCCCACGGCCGAGAACATCGTCGTGGTCATTTGGCAGCGCCTACGCCCGCATCTGGACGCGGCGCTGGCCCTTTCGGTCACGCTCTACGAGACAGACCGTAACTTTGTAGAATATCATGGATAA
- the folE gene encoding GTP cyclohydrolase I FolE, with protein MDNPSGPLPASDAHLPIGLRTPLRDDAFARSDEDKITAISGHFEAIMRELGLDLTDDSLAGTPRRVAKMYVQEWFKGLDPKNRPDVRMFDNRYEYHQLLVERDITLFSCCEHHFVPIIGKAHVAYLPGVNVVGLSKLNRVVQYYARRPQVQERLTRQIAEELKQSLGTDDVAVLIEADHLCVMSRGVNDTSSSTLTSEYGGRFAEDEALRREFLRQIGK; from the coding sequence ATGGATAACCCTTCCGGCCCACTTCCGGCCTCCGACGCGCACTTGCCCATAGGCTTGCGTACGCCGCTGCGCGATGATGCTTTCGCGCGCTCTGATGAGGACAAGATTACGGCCATCAGCGGCCATTTTGAGGCTATCATGCGCGAGCTGGGCCTCGACCTGACCGACGACAGCCTAGCCGGCACGCCGCGCCGCGTGGCGAAGATGTACGTGCAGGAATGGTTCAAGGGCCTCGACCCCAAGAACCGGCCCGATGTGCGCATGTTCGACAACCGCTACGAGTACCACCAGCTGCTGGTGGAGCGCGATATCACGCTGTTTTCGTGCTGTGAGCACCATTTCGTACCCATTATTGGCAAGGCGCACGTGGCGTATCTGCCGGGGGTCAACGTAGTGGGCCTGAGCAAGCTGAACCGGGTAGTGCAGTACTATGCCCGCCGCCCGCAGGTGCAGGAGCGCCTGACGCGCCAGATTGCCGAGGAGCTAAAACAGAGCCTGGGCACCGACGATGTGGCCGTGCTCATCGAAGCCGACCACCTCTGCGTGATGAGCCGGGGCGTGAACGATACCAGCAGCTCGACGCTGACCAGCGAGTACGGCGGCCGTTTTGCGGAGGATGAGGCGCTGCGACGGGAGTTTCTGCGGCAGATTGGGAAATAA
- a CDS encoding TIGR01777 family oxidoreductase, with protein sequence MTDTSPRKVLITGGTGMIGTRLAEMLIDSGFEVALLSREPAKSNHYHSFRWDVDAGTIDEAAIPYADYIVSLAGASVADGKWTDERKREIMTSRLGGLALLARELAKPGHHVQAVISASAVGIYGDAGDKLVTEETPPALPTHDFLADVSHQWELAAAPIAALGIRTVIPRIGVVLSTDGGALPQIARPVKLGAGAALGSGRQYMSWIHLDDLCRLFIAMLEDPAWHGTYNAVAPYPATNQAFTEVLADVLHRPLILPKVPAFGLKLAMGEMSEIVLASQNVSAKKVLAQGFTFEYPELRGALGALYGTE encoded by the coding sequence ATGACCGATACCTCCCCTCGTAAAGTCCTTATTACCGGTGGCACCGGCATGATTGGTACCCGCCTGGCCGAAATGCTGATTGACAGCGGCTTTGAGGTGGCCCTGCTGAGCCGCGAGCCTGCCAAAAGCAACCACTACCATAGTTTCCGGTGGGACGTGGATGCCGGCACGATTGACGAGGCAGCCATCCCGTATGCCGACTACATCGTGAGCCTAGCCGGAGCCAGCGTGGCCGACGGCAAGTGGACCGATGAGCGCAAGCGCGAGATTATGACCAGCCGGCTGGGTGGCCTGGCATTGCTGGCCCGCGAGCTAGCCAAGCCCGGCCACCACGTTCAGGCCGTTATTTCAGCGTCGGCGGTGGGGATTTATGGCGATGCCGGCGATAAGCTGGTGACTGAGGAAACGCCTCCTGCCCTGCCTACCCATGACTTTCTGGCCGATGTATCGCACCAATGGGAGTTGGCGGCCGCACCCATCGCGGCGCTGGGCATCCGCACGGTAATTCCGCGCATTGGCGTGGTGCTGAGCACGGACGGCGGGGCGCTGCCCCAGATTGCCCGGCCCGTAAAGCTGGGCGCGGGCGCGGCGCTGGGCAGCGGCCGGCAGTACATGTCCTGGATTCACCTCGATGACTTGTGCCGCCTGTTCATCGCCATGCTGGAAGACCCGGCCTGGCACGGCACCTACAACGCGGTGGCCCCCTACCCCGCCACCAATCAGGCCTTCACCGAAGTGCTGGCCGATGTGCTGCACCGCCCGCTGATATTACCCAAGGTGCCAGCCTTCGGCCTGAAGCTGGCGATGGGCGAGATGAGTGAAATCGTGCTGGCCTCACAGAACGTGAGCGCCAAAAAGGTACTGGCGCAGGGCTTCACGTTTGAGTATCCGGAGCTGCGCGGGGCACTGGGGGCGTTGTACGGGACGGAGTAG